A stretch of Numenius arquata chromosome 11, bNumArq3.hap1.1, whole genome shotgun sequence DNA encodes these proteins:
- the WNT8A gene encoding protein Wnt-8a, whose protein sequence is MKGSTFLILSIAGVYGAVLHAAAWSVNNFLMTGPKAYLTYSSSVAAGAHSGMEECKFQFGWERWNCPESALQLSTHNRLRSATRETSFVHAISSAGVMYTLTRNCSLGDFESCGCDDSRNGRVGGRGWVWGGCSDNVEFGERISKLFVDALETGHDTRALINLHNNEVGRLAVKATMKRACKCHGVSGSCSIQTCWLQLAEFREIGNYLKIKYDQAHKLEMDKRRMRAGNSADSRGATAETFHHVHATELVFLEDSPDYCTRNASLGHHGTEGRECLQTGKNLSQWEKRSCRRLCTECGLRVEERRTEVVASCNCKFHWCCTVRCEQCRQLVAKHFCARRDTAATAPNHIRRKNKGHKR, encoded by the exons ATGAAGGGAAGCACCTTCCTCATCCTCTCCATCGCAGGAGTCTACGGTGCTGTTCTCCACGCAGCAGCATG gtcTGTGAATAACTTTCTGATGACAGGACCTAAG GCTTACCTGACGTACTCCAGCAGCGTGGCAGCCGGGGCgcacagtgggatggaggagtGCAAGTTCCAGTTCGGGTGGGAGCGCTGGAACTGCCCTGAGAGCGCCCTGCAGCTCTCCACTCACAACCGGCTCCGCAGCG ccacccGGGAAACATCCTTTGTACACGCCATCAGCTCGGCCGGCGTCATGTACACCCTCACCAGGAACTGCAGCCTGGGAGACTTCGAGAGCTGCGGCTGCGACGACTCCAGGAACGGCCGCGTCG GTGGCCGAGGCTGGGTCTGGGGAGGATGCAGCGACAACGTGGAGTTTGGGGAGAGGATCTCCAAGCTCTTTGTGGATGCTTTGGAAACAGGACACGATACCCGGGCACTGATTAACCTGCACAACAACGAAGTCGGGAGACTT GCCGTGAAAGCCACGATGAAGCGGGCCTGCAAGTGCCACGGGGTGTCGGGCAGCTGCAGCATCCAGACATGCTGGCTCCAGCTTGCTGAGTTCCGCGAGATCGGCAACTACCTGAAGATAAAATATGACCAAGCCCACAAGCTGGAGATGGACAAGAGGCGGATGAGAGCCGGCAACAGCGCCGACAGCCGCGGGGCCACGGCGGAGACCTTCCACCACGTCCACGCCACGGAGCTGGTCTTCCTGGAGGACTCTCCCGACTACTGCACGAGGAACGCCAGCCTGGGCCACCACGGCACCGAGGGCCGCGAGTGCCTGCAGACCGGCAAAAACCTCTCCCagtgggagaagaggagctgCCGGCGGCTGTGCACCGAGTGCGGGCTGcgggtggaggagaggaggacGGAGGTGGTGGCCAGCTGCAACTGCAAGTTCCACTGGTGCTGCACGGTGCGCTGCGAGCAGTGCCGGCAACTGGTGGCCAAGCACTTCTGTGCCCGCCGCGACACGGCCGCCACAGCCCCCAACCAcatcaggaggaaaaataaaggccATAAGAGATAG